A single window of Pseudanabaena sp. BC1403 DNA harbors:
- a CDS encoding glutathione binding-like protein, with amino-acid sequence MIELYYWPTPNGHKITIFLEESELEYEIHPIDIRVGEQFQPDFLKISPNNRMPAIIDRHPFGLPADDGSAISVFESGAILQYLAEKTGKFLPTNLRDRTIVMEWLFWQMGGLGPMAGQNHHFSQYAPEKIPYAIDRYVKETNRLYGVLDHQLEEKDYIAGEYSIADMACYPWVLLHKHQQQNIEDFPNLQAWLAKISERPAVIRAYDKAKSFAGQPTITEESKKILFGQTAANLKPEK; translated from the coding sequence ATGATTGAACTTTACTATTGGCCCACACCCAACGGACATAAGATTACGATCTTTTTAGAAGAATCAGAACTAGAGTATGAAATTCATCCCATCGATATTCGCGTAGGTGAGCAGTTTCAGCCAGACTTTCTCAAGATTTCTCCCAACAATCGGATGCCTGCAATTATTGATCGTCATCCATTCGGTCTTCCAGCCGATGATGGGTCAGCTATATCGGTATTTGAATCGGGAGCAATTTTGCAGTATCTAGCCGAGAAAACAGGCAAGTTTTTGCCAACAAATTTACGCGATCGCACAATTGTCATGGAATGGTTATTTTGGCAAATGGGTGGACTAGGACCAATGGCAGGACAAAACCATCATTTTTCTCAATACGCACCTGAGAAGATTCCCTATGCGATCGATCGCTATGTCAAAGAAACCAATCGTCTTTATGGAGTTCTAGATCATCAACTAGAGGAAAAAGACTATATCGCTGGAGAGTACTCGATCGCAGATATGGCTTGCTATCCTTGGGTACTTCTGCACAAGCATCAACAACAGAACATTGAAGACTTTCCCAATCTCCAAGCATGGTTAGCAAAAATCAGTGAGCGTCCTGCTGTTATTCGCGCCTATGACAAAGCAAAATCCTTTGCTGGTCAACCAACAATCACAGAAGAAAGCAAGAAAATTCTATTTGGTCAAACCGCAGCGAATTTAAAACCTGAGAAGTAG
- a CDS encoding PolC-type DNA polymerase III — protein sequence MKINANLSTELLNYYRQMSTEMFTVVDLETTGGKGDRDRIIEISVLQATLKDGIQQISTDLINPQIQIPEQIVRFTGISQHMVAGVDGSDQILPKYLPMLQSGVLVAHNIGFDYSFLKAEYQRLGTEYIAPKQLCTVKLSRLLLPHLPSRSLPKLVKHYDFNVGKSHRAESDAIACWLLLEKLLTQLLNANDDEILNLFGQQWLSVEDIAIILKLPLTQVEDLLTDPTIKSRFSRHRQVNLYQRKGIESLSEKIRKN from the coding sequence CCGCCAGATGAGTACGGAGATGTTCACGGTAGTGGACTTAGAGACAACGGGAGGAAAGGGCGATCGCGATCGCATTATTGAAATTTCTGTTCTTCAAGCTACACTCAAAGACGGAATTCAGCAAATATCTACTGATCTAATCAATCCTCAAATCCAGATTCCTGAACAAATCGTCAGATTTACAGGCATCTCGCAGCATATGGTTGCTGGTGTTGATGGCAGTGATCAGATTTTGCCCAAATATTTGCCAATGCTCCAATCTGGCGTTCTTGTTGCTCATAATATTGGCTTTGACTATTCTTTTCTCAAGGCTGAATATCAAAGATTAGGTACAGAATATATCGCTCCTAAACAACTTTGCACCGTCAAGCTGTCAAGGCTCTTATTGCCACACTTGCCTTCGCGATCGCTACCTAAGTTAGTCAAACATTATGACTTTAATGTTGGTAAGTCGCATCGAGCCGAATCTGATGCGATCGCTTGTTGGCTACTTCTAGAAAAGCTATTGACTCAACTACTCAATGCCAATGACGATGAAATTTTGAATCTATTTGGGCAGCAATGGCTCTCTGTAGAAGACATAGCCATAATCTTAAAACTTCCATTAACTCAAGTTGAAGACCTTTTGACAGATCCCACAATTAAATCAAGGTTCTCGCGTCATCGGCAAGTCAACCTGTATCAAAGAAAAGGAATAGAATCTCTATCTGAAAAAATCAGAAAAAATTAA